A genomic window from Thermococcus nautili includes:
- a CDS encoding LamB/YcsF family protein — protein MRVDLNSDLGESFGRYKLGLDEEVMNYITSANVATGWHAGDPLVMRKTVRLAKEKGVAVGAHPGYPDLMGFGRRYMKLTPEEARNYILYQIGALYAFTKAEGLELQHVKPHGALYNALVKEEDLARAVIEGMADFDKKLIFVTLSGSRPAQIAEEMGVKVAHEVFADRAYNPDGTLVPRSKPNAVIHDKEEIAERVISMVKDGGVRAINGEWIELKADTICVHGDNPKAVEIARHIREVLEREGVKVVPMKAFIR, from the coding sequence ATGAGGGTGGATTTGAACTCCGACCTCGGGGAGAGCTTTGGCCGATACAAGTTAGGCCTCGACGAGGAAGTCATGAACTACATCACGAGCGCCAACGTCGCCACCGGCTGGCACGCCGGCGACCCGCTGGTAATGAGAAAGACAGTCAGGCTCGCGAAGGAGAAGGGGGTTGCAGTCGGCGCGCACCCGGGCTACCCGGATTTGATGGGCTTCGGGAGGAGGTACATGAAGCTCACGCCCGAGGAGGCAAGGAACTACATTCTCTACCAAATTGGAGCGCTCTACGCGTTCACTAAAGCTGAAGGCCTCGAACTCCAGCACGTCAAACCGCACGGGGCACTTTACAACGCCCTCGTTAAAGAGGAAGACCTCGCAAGGGCAGTTATAGAGGGGATGGCCGACTTCGATAAAAAGCTAATTTTTGTAACCCTCTCCGGTTCAAGGCCCGCCCAGATAGCCGAGGAGATGGGCGTTAAGGTTGCCCACGAGGTCTTCGCTGACAGGGCCTATAACCCCGACGGAACGCTCGTCCCGCGCTCGAAGCCTAACGCTGTAATCCACGACAAGGAGGAGATAGCGGAGCGCGTTATCTCGATGGTCAAGGACGGCGGTGTTAGGGCCATAAACGGCGAGTGGATTGAGCTTAAAGCCGATACAATCTGCGTCCACGGCGACAACCCGAAGGCCGTTGAGATAGCGAGGCACATCCGGGAGGTCCTTGAGCGGGAAGGGGTTAAGGTAGTGCCGATGAAAGCGTTCATCAGGTGA
- the pxpB gene encoding 5-oxoprolinase subunit PxpB translates to MNFKPLGDSALLVSFGEVIDEETNDRVHALAGAIEKANFEWLVEVVPAYSSLEVIYDPKLIDFEGVKRAIQGLEFSAEKFEGRLVEIPVLYGGEHGPDLEFVAEYNGLTPEEVIEIHSKPVYRVYFLGFLPGFAYLGGMDERIATPRLEKPRLKVPAGSVGIAGKQTGIYPLESPGGWRLIGRTPLRLFNPSKEPPTLLQPGDRVKFVPIDEKTIKFKFEVFSR, encoded by the coding sequence ATGAACTTCAAACCCCTCGGCGACTCGGCGTTACTCGTCTCCTTCGGAGAGGTCATCGACGAAGAGACAAACGACCGCGTTCACGCCCTCGCTGGGGCGATAGAAAAAGCCAACTTCGAGTGGCTCGTCGAAGTCGTTCCGGCCTACTCTTCCCTCGAGGTAATCTATGACCCCAAGCTCATAGACTTTGAAGGGGTCAAGCGGGCAATCCAGGGGCTTGAGTTCTCGGCCGAGAAGTTCGAGGGAAGGCTCGTTGAGATTCCGGTTCTCTACGGCGGTGAGCACGGCCCGGATTTGGAGTTCGTAGCGGAATACAATGGCCTGACTCCTGAAGAGGTCATCGAAATCCATTCAAAACCGGTTTACCGCGTCTACTTCCTCGGCTTCCTGCCCGGCTTCGCCTATCTGGGTGGAATGGACGAGCGCATAGCGACGCCCCGCCTTGAGAAGCCCAGACTGAAGGTGCCAGCAGGCTCCGTTGGAATAGCCGGAAAGCAGACCGGCATCTACCCCCTCGAAAGCCCCGGGGGCTGGAGGCTCATCGGCAGAACCCCGCTGAGGCTCTTCAACCCATCGAAGGAACCGCCGACGCTCCTTCAGCCCGGCGACAGGGTAAAGTTCGTGCCGATTGATGAAAAGACCATAAAATTTAAATTTGAGGTTTTCAGCAGGTAA
- a CDS encoding DUF512 domain-containing protein, whose product MYEFTEDFKLRRITKYELDGVDERDDLVVIPPSSRAGPCGSYCLFCYLRQNPPEMIYRVSFHDTLNDPELERRIAYVREHYPELWIRVTDTAGNVGLDEKRIESLQKAGLDEMQISVHTTKKEKRIALMRSPLAGKLIDLLPLVAETFRVIADIILTPGYNVDDIGEIIEDLASMSVAEVRLFPVGVTRYNRDVRPLTRDELTFVKETALEAGRETGIKVVIPPIFKALLGEFRLDVGPFEIEPGMPTYILTGELAYPELRRIFPRIPVVAVKNEFFGGNIGTAGLLTGRDVLRTVEKLPEVDLGLVLLPELMFYGDRTLDGFTREELVSRILVEKGYIVESALEPVEIPRVLEKVGAI is encoded by the coding sequence ATGTACGAGTTCACCGAGGACTTCAAGCTGAGGAGAATCACCAAGTACGAGCTCGATGGCGTCGATGAGCGGGACGATTTGGTAGTCATTCCTCCGTCGAGCAGGGCCGGCCCGTGCGGGAGCTACTGCCTCTTCTGCTACCTCCGGCAGAATCCACCCGAGATGATTTACCGCGTTTCCTTCCACGACACCCTGAACGACCCGGAGCTCGAGAGAAGGATTGCCTACGTGAGAGAGCACTATCCCGAGCTATGGATTCGAGTTACCGATACTGCCGGAAACGTCGGGCTGGACGAGAAGAGAATTGAGAGCCTCCAGAAAGCGGGCCTCGACGAGATGCAGATTTCCGTCCACACGACAAAGAAGGAAAAGAGGATTGCCCTCATGAGAAGCCCGCTCGCCGGTAAACTTATAGACCTCCTCCCCCTCGTGGCAGAGACTTTCAGGGTTATAGCGGACATAATCCTCACTCCGGGCTACAACGTTGACGACATCGGGGAGATAATAGAGGATTTGGCCTCGATGAGCGTTGCCGAGGTTAGGCTTTTCCCCGTTGGGGTGACGAGATACAACAGGGACGTTAGGCCCCTAACGAGGGACGAGCTAACCTTCGTCAAGGAGACGGCCCTCGAAGCTGGAAGGGAGACCGGGATAAAGGTCGTGATTCCGCCCATCTTTAAGGCCCTCCTCGGCGAGTTTCGGCTCGATGTGGGTCCCTTTGAAATCGAGCCCGGGATGCCGACCTACATACTGACCGGCGAGCTGGCCTATCCTGAGCTGAGGCGAATCTTCCCGAGGATTCCGGTTGTGGCGGTTAAAAACGAGTTCTTCGGCGGGAACATAGGAACTGCCGGCCTGCTCACGGGCAGGGACGTGCTCAGAACCGTTGAAAAGCTTCCGGAGGTTGACCTCGGCCTTGTCCTGCTCCCGGAGCTGATGTTCTACGGCGACAGAACACTGGACGGCTTCACGCGGGAGGAGCTCGTTTCGAGAATCCTCGTGGAGAAGGGCTACATCGTCGAGAGCGCCCTCGAGCCGGTTGAGATACCGCGCGTTCTTGAGAAGGTTGGGGCAATTTAG
- a CDS encoding adenylate kinase family protein has protein sequence MIIAVTGTPGAGKTTVSKLLAQKLGYEYVSLRDYAMEKGIGEMKGDELEVEVDELAYNFERDFKGRNVVVDGHLSHFLNADLVVVLRAHPKLIGERLTKRGYSREKVGENVEAELVDVILVEALEENENVVEVDTTGKTPEEVVNEILGLIEKGVRRRVGIVDWSEVYDEVIPYLRL, from the coding sequence ATGATAATAGCGGTAACCGGAACGCCCGGGGCCGGGAAGACGACGGTTTCGAAGCTTTTGGCTCAAAAGCTCGGCTACGAGTACGTCAGCCTGAGGGACTACGCGATGGAAAAGGGCATCGGCGAGATGAAGGGAGATGAGCTCGAGGTCGAGGTGGACGAGCTGGCCTACAACTTCGAGCGAGACTTCAAGGGGAGGAACGTCGTCGTTGACGGGCATCTCAGCCACTTCCTCAACGCAGACCTCGTGGTTGTGCTGAGGGCACATCCAAAGCTAATCGGCGAGAGGTTAACCAAGAGGGGTTATTCGAGGGAGAAAGTTGGCGAGAACGTTGAAGCCGAGCTCGTTGATGTCATCCTAGTGGAAGCGCTCGAGGAGAACGAGAACGTCGTAGAGGTTGACACGACCGGAAAGACGCCGGAAGAGGTTGTGAACGAGATTTTGGGGCTGATTGAGAAAGGTGTCAGGAGAAGGGTCGGCATCGTGGACTGGAGCGAGGTCTACGACGAGGTGATTCCCTACCTGCGCCTCTGA
- a CDS encoding type II toxin-antitoxin system VapC family toxin, giving the protein MQVIDAAIFIQGIDVEGFTTPKVVEEVKDSESKLFLEGLISAGKVKVLVPSKESVEAVMEAARRTGELNELSEADVEVLALAYELKATLLTDDYNLQNIARTLGIPFKTLKRGIKRVIRWNYVCIGCGKRFSEMPPGGVCPDCGSPVKLIPRKKRRRQRRR; this is encoded by the coding sequence ATGCAGGTAATTGACGCCGCCATCTTCATCCAGGGGATAGACGTCGAGGGCTTCACGACGCCGAAGGTCGTTGAAGAGGTCAAGGACTCTGAGTCGAAGCTCTTCCTTGAGGGTCTGATAAGCGCGGGAAAGGTTAAGGTGCTCGTTCCCTCAAAGGAGAGCGTTGAAGCAGTTATGGAAGCCGCAAGAAGGACGGGTGAGCTCAACGAGCTCAGCGAGGCTGACGTTGAAGTTCTCGCCCTGGCGTACGAGCTTAAAGCCACTCTCCTCACCGACGACTATAACCTCCAGAACATAGCCAGAACCCTTGGGATTCCCTTCAAGACCCTAAAGCGCGGGATAAAGCGCGTAATCCGCTGGAACTACGTCTGCATTGGCTGTGGGAAGCGCTTTTCCGAGATGCCCCCTGGAGGAGTCTGCCCTGACTGTGGCAGTCCCGTTAAGCTCATACCGAGGAAAAAGAGGAGGCGTCAGAGGCGCAGGTAG